The Henckelia pumila isolate YLH828 chromosome 2, ASM3356847v2, whole genome shotgun sequence genome includes a window with the following:
- the LOC140882992 gene encoding peptide chain release factor 1, mitochondrial: MRSAGFFKRLNQSLTSIGGFQFRLFKQPTPFSSYSTSSPAAQTVSEPPHQLSQNLIQIMEHKLSAIETRHAYLQSIVNQPDALPEKYTNANKELKKLRDSVDLINQLRTVSRVIDGLKLMIVESRDDRDMQEMASQELGQVSKEQKRLQYLLLKSLLPKDDADERDCILEVRAGTGGEEASLFAMDVFKMYEKYSLQKGWRFEVLDLAESDLKGYKEASAAISGAGVFGKLKFESGIHRVQRVPVTEKSGRIHTSAVSVVILPQADQVDVQLRNEDLKIDTYRSGGSGGQHANTTNSAVRVTHLPSGLTVAIQDERSQHQNKYKALKLLCAKLYEMERIRAHTSRSKLRAQQIGSGDRSERIRTYNFPQGRVSDHRVGITSHSIDGVLQGENLDLFIDALLLQQEMDAIASFSSSQQ, encoded by the exons ATGAGGAGTGCAGGGTTTTTTAAGCGGCTGAATCAGTCTCTAACAAGTATTGGTGGATTTCAATTCCGTTTATTCAAGCAACCAACACCCTTTTCTTCTTACTCCACCTCTTCTCCGGCGGCGCAAACTGTTTCGGAACCACCGCATCAACTTTCTCAGAATTTAATTCAGATCATGGAACATAAATTATCCGCCATCGAAACCCGTCATGCTTATCTTCAGAGCATTGTCAATCAG CCAGATGCATTGCCCGAAAAGTATACAAACGCCAATAAGGAGCTGAAGAAGCTCCGAGATTCAGTTGATTTGATAAATCAGTTGAGAACCGTGAGCAGG GTCATCGACGGGCTGAAGTTGATGATTGTTGAAAGTCGGGATGACAGAGACATGCAGGAAATGGCTTCTCAAGAATTGGGGCAAGTATCAAAAGAACAAAAGCGGCTCCAGTATTTGTTGCTCAAGTCCTTGCTACCTAAGGATGACGCAGATGAGCGTGACTGCATACTGGAAGTCAGAGCAG GAACTGGAGGGGAAGAGGCCTCTTTGTTTGCCATGGACGTATTCAAGAT GTATGAGAAGTACTCGCTGCAGAAAGGTTGGAGGTTCGAAGTTCTGGATTTGGCAGAGTCTGACCTTAAAGGGTACAAG GAAGCTAGTGCTGCAATCTCTGGTGCAGGAGTTTTTGGGAAGCTGAAATTTGAGAGTGGAATTCACAGAGTTCAG CGGGTTCCTGTAACTGAGAAATCTGGACGAATCCACACCAGTGCTGTGTCTGTTGTTATTCTTCCACAAGCTGATCAG GTAGATGTACAATTAAGAAATGAGGATCTGAAAATCGACACTTACAGATCTGGAGGTTCTGGTGGTCAGCATGCAAATACCACTAATAGTGCTGTCAGGGTTACTCATTTACCATCAGGGTTGACAGTTGCTATACAGGATGAACGCTCCCAACATCAG AACAAGTACAAAGCACTTAAATTGTTGTGTGCGAAGTTGTATGAGATGGAAAGGATTAGAGCTCATACAAGTCGGTCGAAACTTAGAGCTCAGCAG ATTGGTAGTGGGGATAGATCAGAGCGCATCCGTACATACAATTTTCCTCAAGGTCGTGTCTCCGATCACCGAGTTGGCATCACTAGCCATTCAATAGATGGTGTTTTGCAGGGAGAGAACTTGGACTTATTCATTGATGCCCTTCTTTTGCAGCAAGAAATGGATGCAATTGCATCTTTCTCGTCTAGTCAGCagtga